Proteins encoded within one genomic window of Amycolatopsis nigrescens CSC17Ta-90:
- a CDS encoding ferrochelatase yields MSYDALLWLSFGGPEGPDEVMPFLENVTRGRGVPPERLAEVAEHYQHFGGVSPINQLNRDAIAAVEKQLTAQGIHLPVYFGNRNWQPMVEQTVAKMTADGVRRALVFPTSAYGGYSACRQYDEDIERARAAVGESAPDLLKLRQFFDHPLFVGAFADAVRTAHAGLENARTVFVAHSVPESADRASGPPEEGGRRYSKQIAEAARLVAAEAGIAEYDVVWQSRSGPPQVPWLEPDIVDHVDALYADGVRAVVVCPVGFVSDHLEVIWDLDNEAAERAAELGMGFARAATPGTDARFAELVVELVREQLDAASPRKLSEFPGAGCTLNGDVCAIGCCAPAQRPASTR; encoded by the coding sequence GTGAGTTACGACGCGCTGCTGTGGCTGTCCTTCGGTGGCCCAGAAGGTCCGGACGAGGTCATGCCCTTCCTGGAGAACGTCACCAGGGGCCGGGGGGTGCCGCCAGAGCGGCTGGCCGAGGTAGCCGAGCACTACCAGCACTTCGGCGGGGTCTCGCCGATCAACCAGCTCAACCGCGACGCGATCGCCGCGGTGGAGAAACAGCTCACCGCGCAGGGCATCCACCTGCCGGTGTACTTCGGGAACCGCAACTGGCAGCCGATGGTCGAGCAGACCGTGGCCAAGATGACCGCGGACGGGGTGCGGCGGGCGCTGGTCTTCCCGACCAGTGCCTACGGCGGCTACTCCGCCTGCCGGCAGTACGACGAGGACATCGAGCGGGCCAGGGCCGCGGTCGGCGAGAGCGCGCCGGATCTGCTGAAGCTGCGCCAGTTCTTCGACCATCCGTTGTTCGTCGGCGCCTTCGCGGACGCGGTGCGGACCGCGCACGCCGGGCTGGAGAACGCCCGCACGGTGTTCGTCGCGCACTCGGTGCCGGAGAGCGCGGATCGCGCGTCCGGCCCGCCCGAGGAGGGCGGTCGGCGCTACTCGAAGCAGATCGCCGAGGCGGCCCGCCTGGTCGCCGCCGAGGCCGGGATCGCCGAGTACGACGTGGTGTGGCAGTCCCGGTCCGGCCCGCCGCAGGTGCCCTGGCTGGAGCCGGACATCGTGGACCACGTCGACGCGTTGTACGCGGACGGGGTGCGCGCGGTGGTGGTGTGCCCGGTGGGGTTCGTCTCCGACCACCTCGAAGTCATCTGGGACCTGGACAACGAGGCGGCGGAACGCGCCGCGGAGCTGGGCATGGGCTTTGCCCGCGCGGCCACTCCCGGCACTGACGCCAGGTTCGCCGAGCTCGTCGTGGAGCTGGTCCGGGAGCAGCTCGACGCGGCGTCGCCGCGCAAGCTGTCCGAGTTTCCCGGGGCGGGCTGCACCCTCAACGGCGATGTCTGCGCGATCGGCTGCTGCGCACCCGCGCAACGCCCGGCCTCGACGCGCTGA
- a CDS encoding TetR/AcrR family transcriptional regulator, with translation MARPREFDEQQAVDRAMHTFWLNGYQATSTEDLCAATGLGRSSIYNTFSSKHELFVRALKHYFRTATGRWLELLAEPLPAKEKVRRMLAQVIEDEALNPGRGCLAVNTVTELARRDESIRKFVRQDFDQLIDAIRVAIEAGQRDGEIDRGKDARSLAEFVHGTVGGLRLMSQSGAGRTAMSNVAEVALLAL, from the coding sequence ATGGCAAGACCACGGGAGTTCGACGAGCAGCAGGCCGTGGACAGGGCGATGCACACCTTCTGGCTGAACGGCTACCAGGCGACGTCCACCGAGGACCTGTGCGCCGCCACCGGACTCGGCCGCAGCAGCATCTACAACACCTTCAGCAGCAAGCACGAGCTCTTCGTCCGCGCGCTGAAGCACTACTTCCGCACGGCCACCGGACGCTGGCTCGAGTTGCTGGCGGAACCCTTGCCCGCCAAGGAGAAGGTCCGGCGGATGCTGGCGCAGGTGATCGAGGACGAGGCGCTGAACCCCGGCCGCGGCTGCCTCGCGGTGAACACCGTCACCGAGCTCGCCCGGCGCGACGAGTCGATCCGGAAGTTCGTGCGCCAGGACTTCGACCAGCTGATCGACGCGATCAGGGTGGCCATCGAAGCCGGCCAGCGCGACGGCGAGATCGACCGCGGCAAGGACGCCCGCTCGCTCGCCGAGTTCGTGCACGGCACCGTCGGCGGCCTGCGCCTGATGTCCCAGTCCGGGGCCGGCCGGACCGCGATGAGCAACGTGGCCGAGGTCGCCCTGCTCGCGCTCTAG
- a CDS encoding Cmx/CmrA family chloramphenicol efflux MFS transporter has protein sequence MPLAVYVLGLSIFALGTSEFMISGLLPSIATELAVSIPDAGLLISAFAIGMVIGAPLLAAATLRLPRKATLLALLTAFGLGQVAGALAPGYGPLFASRVISALACAGFWAVAAVTAISLVPRDRRGRAMAVVTGGLTVANIVGVPAGTFLGQHAGWRAAFWAVAALSALAVVGLTLFVPATRQAADQRPRLRVELGVYRDRRIWLALGITACSSAMIFGTFSYLAPLLIDVTGLPDGSVPAVLALFGLGALIGITAGGRLADAHPLGTLYVSTGAAVAALAVLALAAPSAPVTVAAIFVLGVAGFAANPALNIRVFTLAGNAPTLGGASNTAAFNVGNTTGPWLGGLVIGAGLGYPSVAVVSAVLGVVALAGLTLATAVQRRDDRAAGQPVLTAA, from the coding sequence ATGCCCCTCGCCGTGTACGTGCTCGGCCTGAGCATCTTCGCGCTCGGCACCTCGGAGTTCATGATCTCCGGGCTGCTGCCGTCCATCGCCACCGAGCTGGCGGTCAGCATCCCGGACGCCGGGCTGCTGATCTCCGCCTTCGCGATCGGCATGGTGATCGGCGCGCCACTGCTCGCCGCTGCCACCCTGCGGCTGCCCCGGAAGGCCACCCTGCTCGCGCTGCTCACCGCGTTCGGCCTCGGCCAGGTGGCCGGCGCGCTCGCCCCCGGCTACGGCCCGCTGTTCGCGTCCAGGGTGATCAGCGCGCTGGCCTGCGCCGGCTTCTGGGCGGTGGCCGCGGTGACCGCGATCAGCCTGGTGCCACGCGACCGGCGCGGCCGCGCGATGGCTGTGGTGACCGGCGGGCTGACCGTCGCGAACATCGTCGGCGTGCCGGCCGGCACCTTTCTCGGCCAGCACGCCGGCTGGCGCGCTGCCTTCTGGGCGGTGGCGGCGCTGTCCGCACTCGCGGTCGTCGGGCTGACCCTGTTCGTGCCGGCCACCCGGCAGGCGGCGGACCAGCGGCCACGGCTGCGGGTGGAGCTCGGGGTGTACCGCGACCGCCGGATCTGGCTGGCGCTGGGCATCACCGCGTGCAGCTCGGCGATGATCTTCGGCACCTTCAGCTACCTCGCGCCGTTGCTGATCGACGTCACCGGGCTGCCGGACGGTTCGGTGCCCGCGGTGCTCGCGCTGTTCGGCCTCGGCGCGCTGATCGGCATCACGGCGGGTGGGCGGCTCGCCGACGCGCATCCGCTCGGCACGCTGTACGTCAGCACCGGGGCCGCGGTGGCCGCACTCGCGGTGCTCGCGCTGGCCGCACCGAGCGCGCCGGTGACCGTCGCCGCGATCTTCGTGCTCGGCGTCGCCGGGTTCGCGGCCAACCCGGCGCTGAACATCCGGGTGTTCACCCTGGCCGGCAACGCACCCACGCTCGGCGGCGCCAGCAACACCGCCGCCTTCAACGTGGGCAACACGACCGGACCGTGGCTCGGCGGCCTCGTCATCGGCGCCGGGCTCGGCTATCCGAGCGTCGCGGTGGTGAGCGCCGTGCTCGGCGTGGTCGCCCTGGCCGGGCTCACCCTCGCCACCGCCGTGCAGCGCCGTGACGACCGCGCGGCCGGCCAGCCGGTGCTCACCGCAGCCTGA
- a CDS encoding nuclear transport factor 2 family protein, translated as MPASTREVVTELFDRLEAGRLDTVGELFAEQVDWDIPGATELVPWIGRRRTRAEAAEFYAGFTGYIDREVFEVERILVDGEEAVVLGHLRSIVRATGKVIETAFAYRLTVHNGQITRYFMFEDSWRVAEAAR; from the coding sequence ATGCCTGCGAGCACCCGCGAAGTAGTCACCGAGTTGTTCGACCGGCTCGAAGCCGGCCGGCTGGACACCGTCGGCGAGCTGTTCGCCGAGCAGGTGGACTGGGACATTCCCGGCGCGACCGAACTCGTCCCCTGGATCGGCCGCCGCCGCACCCGCGCCGAAGCGGCCGAGTTCTACGCCGGCTTCACCGGCTACATCGACCGGGAGGTCTTCGAGGTCGAGCGGATTCTCGTGGACGGCGAGGAAGCCGTGGTGCTCGGCCACCTGCGGTCCATCGTCCGCGCCACCGGCAAGGTGATCGAGACCGCCTTCGCATACCGGCTCACCGTCCACAACGGACAGATCACCCGCTACTTCATGTTCGAGGACAGCTGGCGCGTCGCCGAAGCCGCCCGCTGA
- the fabI gene encoding enoyl-ACP reductase FabI, with amino-acid sequence MSGLLEGKRLLVTGVITEASLAFHAAKIAQEQGAQVVLTGFGRLSLVERIAKRLPEPAPVLELDVQNQEQLDSLADRVREHVDGLDGVLHSIGFAPQTCLGAPFLDAPSADVSTAVDISAFSFKSLAVATLPLLSEGASIVGMDFDARVAWPVYNWMGVAKAALESVNRYLARDLGPRGIRVNLVTAGPMKTMAAKSIPGFNELEEGWDGRAPLGWDSSDPTAVAKSVCAVLSDWLPATTGSMIWVDGGVHALGV; translated from the coding sequence GTGTCCGGACTGCTCGAAGGCAAGCGGCTGCTGGTCACCGGCGTGATCACCGAGGCGTCGCTGGCGTTCCACGCCGCCAAGATCGCCCAGGAGCAGGGCGCGCAGGTGGTGCTCACCGGCTTCGGCAGGCTTTCACTGGTCGAGCGGATCGCCAAGCGGCTGCCCGAGCCAGCCCCGGTGCTCGAGCTCGACGTGCAGAACCAGGAGCAGCTCGACTCGCTGGCCGATCGCGTCCGGGAGCATGTGGACGGTCTCGACGGCGTGCTGCACTCGATCGGCTTCGCCCCGCAGACCTGCCTCGGCGCCCCGTTCCTGGACGCGCCGAGCGCGGACGTGTCCACCGCGGTGGACATCTCTGCCTTCTCGTTCAAGTCGCTGGCGGTGGCGACCCTGCCGCTGCTGAGCGAAGGTGCGTCCATTGTGGGCATGGACTTTGACGCGCGGGTCGCCTGGCCGGTCTACAACTGGATGGGCGTGGCCAAGGCCGCGCTGGAGTCGGTGAACCGCTACCTCGCCCGTGACCTCGGGCCGCGTGGGATCAGGGTGAACCTGGTGACGGCCGGTCCGATGAAGACGATGGCCGCCAAGTCCATCCCCGGCTTCAACGAGCTGGAAGAAGGCTGGGACGGCAGGGCGCCGCTGGGCTGGGACAGCTCCGACCCGACCGCGGTGGCCAAGTCCGTCTGCGCGGTGCTGTCGGACTGGCTGCCCGCCACCACCGGCTCGATGATCTGGGTCGACGGCGGCGTGCACGCCCTCGGCGTGTAA
- the fabG gene encoding beta-ketoacyl-ACP reductase: protein MGRSVLVTGGNRGIGLAIARDLAAQGHKVAVTHRGSGAPEGLFGVQADVTDAEQVDAAYKLVEEHQGPVEVLVSNAGITDDTLLMRMSEDQFTRVVDANLSGAYRVAKRASRGMLKGKWGRFIFISSVVGLSGSAGQLNYAASKAGLVGLARSLARELGSRNITSNVVAPGFVRTDMTEELGEERKKEILAQVPTGRYAEPEEIAGVVRFLASQEAAYVNGAVLPVDGGLGMGH, encoded by the coding sequence GTGGGACGGTCCGTACTGGTTACCGGGGGCAATCGCGGCATCGGGTTGGCGATCGCCCGCGACCTGGCAGCGCAGGGACACAAGGTGGCCGTCACGCACCGTGGCTCCGGCGCGCCGGAAGGACTGTTCGGAGTGCAGGCGGACGTCACCGACGCCGAGCAGGTCGACGCCGCGTACAAGCTGGTCGAGGAACACCAGGGCCCGGTCGAGGTGCTGGTGTCCAACGCCGGCATCACCGACGACACGCTGCTGATGCGGATGAGCGAGGACCAGTTCACCCGGGTGGTCGACGCCAACCTGTCCGGCGCCTACCGGGTGGCCAAGCGCGCCTCCAGGGGGATGCTGAAGGGCAAGTGGGGGCGGTTCATCTTCATCTCCTCGGTGGTCGGCCTGAGCGGCTCGGCCGGTCAGCTGAACTACGCGGCGAGCAAGGCCGGGCTGGTCGGTCTCGCCAGGTCGCTGGCCAGGGAGCTCGGCTCGCGCAACATCACCTCGAACGTGGTGGCGCCCGGCTTCGTGCGCACCGACATGACCGAGGAGCTCGGTGAGGAGCGCAAGAAGGAGATCCTCGCCCAGGTCCCGACGGGCCGCTACGCCGAGCCCGAGGAGATCGCCGGTGTGGTGCGCTTCCTGGCTTCGCAGGAGGCCGCGTACGTCAACGGCGCGGTGCTGCCGGTCGACGGCGGCCTCGGCATGGGCCACTGA
- a CDS encoding MFS transporter: protein MTIRIAETAPASEKRVIGNVLRGSVGNLIEWYDWYAYAAFSIYFSKAFFPQGDETAQFLNTAAIFAVGFLMRPLGGWMLGRFADRYGRRTALVLSVSMMAFGSLLIMLTPGYSTIGVAAPILLVLARLLQGLSVGGEYSTSATYLSEVASPGKRGFYSSFQYVTLTAGQLTALGLQIVLQQMLTEAQLYSWGWRIAFGVGALAAVAVMYLRRGMDESESYQRESGETKAGAGDRGTLRALLKHPKEVGLVVGLTLGGTVAFYTYTTYMQKFMQQTSGIETSTVTWINFFALLVFVILQPIAGRLSDRIGRRPLLLFFGIAGTVLTVPLLTVLSHTSQPVLAFLLMTGALVIVTGYTSINAIVKAELFPTKIRALGVGLPYALTVAIFGGTAELIAQALRKSGHESVFFWYVAGCILVSLIVYGTMRETSKSSELEKGSSAASQ, encoded by the coding sequence ATGACTATCAGGATCGCCGAGACGGCACCGGCGAGCGAGAAACGCGTGATCGGCAACGTGCTGCGCGGCTCGGTCGGCAACTTGATCGAATGGTACGACTGGTACGCCTACGCCGCGTTCAGCATCTATTTCTCGAAGGCCTTCTTCCCGCAGGGTGACGAGACCGCGCAGTTCCTGAACACCGCCGCGATCTTCGCGGTCGGTTTCCTGATGCGGCCGCTCGGCGGCTGGATGCTCGGCCGGTTCGCGGACCGCTACGGCAGGCGGACCGCGCTGGTGCTCTCGGTTTCGATGATGGCCTTCGGCTCGCTGCTGATCATGTTGACGCCCGGCTACAGCACCATCGGTGTCGCGGCGCCGATCCTGCTGGTGCTCGCCAGGCTGCTGCAGGGCCTCTCCGTCGGCGGCGAGTACTCGACCTCGGCCACCTATCTGTCCGAAGTGGCCTCGCCGGGCAAGCGCGGCTTCTACTCCAGCTTCCAGTACGTGACGCTGACCGCCGGCCAGCTCACCGCGCTCGGCCTGCAGATCGTGCTGCAGCAGATGCTCACCGAGGCGCAGCTCTACTCCTGGGGTTGGCGGATCGCGTTCGGCGTCGGCGCGCTCGCCGCGGTCGCCGTGATGTACCTGCGCCGCGGCATGGACGAGTCGGAGAGCTACCAGCGCGAGTCCGGCGAGACGAAGGCCGGCGCCGGCGACCGGGGCACCCTTCGCGCGCTGCTCAAGCACCCGAAGGAGGTCGGCCTCGTGGTCGGCCTCACCCTGGGCGGCACGGTGGCCTTCTACACCTACACCACGTACATGCAGAAGTTCATGCAGCAGACCTCGGGCATCGAGACGTCCACCGTCACCTGGATCAACTTCTTCGCGCTGCTGGTGTTCGTGATCCTGCAGCCGATCGCGGGCAGGCTGTCCGACCGGATCGGACGGCGACCGCTGCTGCTGTTCTTCGGCATCGCGGGCACCGTGCTGACCGTGCCGCTGCTCACCGTTCTTTCGCACACGTCGCAGCCGGTGCTGGCCTTCCTGCTGATGACCGGCGCGCTGGTGATCGTCACCGGGTACACCTCGATCAACGCGATCGTGAAGGCCGAACTGTTCCCGACGAAAATCCGGGCGCTCGGGGTCGGCCTGCCCTACGCGCTCACCGTCGCGATCTTCGGCGGCACGGCCGAGCTGATCGCGCAGGCATTGCGGAAGTCCGGCCACGAGTCGGTGTTCTTCTGGTACGTGGCGGGTTGCATCCTGGTTTCGCTGATCGTGTACGGCACAATGCGCGAGACCTCGAAGAGTTCCGAACTGGAGAAGGGCTCTTCGGCCGCCTCGCAGTGA
- a CDS encoding response regulator transcription factor yields the protein MAVRVLLVEDDEGVADALAESLQARGHTVTHVARGDDALTRHRDADLVLLDLGLPDTDGLEVLRKIRQVSPVAVLVLTARDDERSVVRGLRLGADDYLSKPVRLAELLARMDAVLRRAGARGEPAADVLRIEDVEIDLAARRVLVAGTDIGLTTKEFDVLAVLAARPGTAVSRQQLMDEVWGDAYLAVSRSLDVHLTQVRAKLNRPGLLGTIRGFGYRLGGPQT from the coding sequence GTGGCCGTGCGCGTGCTGCTCGTCGAGGACGACGAAGGGGTCGCGGATGCGCTCGCGGAGTCGTTGCAGGCGCGCGGCCACACCGTCACGCACGTCGCCAGGGGTGACGACGCGCTGACCCGGCACCGGGACGCCGACCTGGTGCTGCTCGACCTCGGCCTGCCGGACACCGACGGGCTGGAGGTACTCCGCAAGATCCGGCAGGTCTCGCCGGTGGCCGTGCTGGTGCTGACCGCCCGCGACGACGAGCGGTCCGTGGTGCGCGGCCTGCGTCTCGGCGCGGACGACTACCTGTCCAAGCCGGTCCGCCTCGCCGAGTTGCTGGCCAGGATGGACGCCGTGCTCCGGCGCGCAGGCGCCCGCGGCGAACCGGCCGCCGACGTGCTGCGCATCGAGGACGTGGAGATCGACCTCGCGGCGCGGCGGGTGCTGGTGGCCGGCACCGACATCGGGCTGACCACCAAGGAGTTCGACGTGCTCGCCGTGCTGGCGGCCAGGCCGGGCACGGCGGTGAGTAGGCAGCAGCTGATGGACGAGGTGTGGGGCGACGCCTACCTCGCGGTGTCCCGCTCGCTCGACGTGCACCTGACCCAGGTTCGCGCCAAGCTCAACCGGCCCGGCCTGCTCGGCACCATCCGCGGCTTCGGCTACCGGCTGGGAGGCCCGCAGACATGA
- a CDS encoding sensor histidine kinase, translated as MRTRLLVVLVAFALAAVTGFALPLLGSTADQRTQQLVIGRNADVDRFVTLAQQAADSEDSAALVAEAQRYAEVYGEGVVVVDAHRVPLVQAGGLSTADSEVRALIESTMRNQPNPPPPTVRPWSAGPAWFARPVGTATRVGGVVVLRASVTSAAADVTRRWAVIGAGALLAGLVFVLLAVLVSRWVLRPLRELEGGVLAVGAGRRAQVPAKAGPKELRALATSVNQMSEAVLEAAEQQRRLIADASHQLRNPLAALRLRVDSLATRVGSEGRRTYDATVAELERLEALLDGLLALAVADSTATRLVVDGRGGEPSDPAAVLAERIDTWRPVADRAGVRLVPTEPHREQVLVGCPESELAQMLDVLLDNAVNYAGAGATIRARWWTEPEDGVAWLEVEDDGPGLTGQELTMATERFWRAQRAGAPRGTGLGLAIVRRQVEARGGSLRLSTADPHGLVVRIGLPLTSGPEAR; from the coding sequence GTGCGCACCCGCCTGCTGGTTGTGCTGGTGGCCTTCGCGCTGGCCGCCGTCACCGGTTTCGCGCTGCCGCTGCTCGGCAGCACCGCCGACCAGCGCACCCAGCAGCTGGTGATCGGCCGCAACGCGGACGTGGACCGGTTCGTAACGCTGGCCCAGCAGGCCGCCGACTCCGAGGACAGCGCGGCACTGGTCGCCGAAGCGCAGCGCTACGCCGAGGTCTACGGCGAAGGGGTCGTGGTGGTGGACGCGCACCGAGTGCCGCTGGTGCAGGCCGGTGGACTGTCCACAGCGGACTCCGAGGTGCGGGCGCTGATCGAGTCCACCATGCGGAATCAGCCGAACCCACCGCCGCCGACCGTGCGGCCTTGGTCGGCAGGGCCTGCCTGGTTCGCCAGGCCGGTCGGCACCGCCACCAGGGTGGGCGGGGTGGTGGTGCTGCGGGCCTCGGTGACGTCCGCGGCCGCGGACGTCACCCGCCGCTGGGCGGTGATCGGCGCCGGTGCCCTGCTCGCCGGCCTTGTCTTCGTGCTGCTCGCGGTACTGGTCTCCCGGTGGGTGCTGCGGCCGCTGCGCGAGCTGGAAGGCGGGGTGCTCGCGGTCGGCGCCGGCCGCCGGGCGCAGGTGCCGGCCAAGGCGGGCCCCAAGGAGCTGCGGGCGTTGGCGACCTCGGTCAACCAGATGTCCGAGGCGGTGCTGGAAGCCGCCGAGCAGCAGCGCCGGCTGATCGCCGACGCCTCGCACCAGCTGCGCAACCCGCTGGCCGCGCTGCGGCTGCGGGTGGACTCGCTCGCCACCAGGGTCGGCTCCGAGGGCAGGCGCACCTACGACGCCACCGTGGCCGAACTCGAACGACTCGAAGCGCTGCTGGACGGGCTGCTCGCCCTCGCCGTCGCGGACAGCACCGCGACCAGGCTGGTGGTGGACGGCCGGGGCGGCGAACCGAGTGACCCGGCCGCCGTGCTGGCCGAGCGGATCGACACCTGGCGGCCGGTCGCGGACCGGGCCGGAGTCCGGCTGGTGCCCACCGAACCGCACCGGGAGCAGGTGCTGGTCGGCTGCCCGGAGTCCGAACTGGCGCAGATGCTGGATGTGCTGCTGGACAACGCGGTCAACTACGCCGGCGCCGGGGCGACCATCCGCGCGCGGTGGTGGACCGAGCCCGAAGATGGCGTGGCCTGGCTGGAGGTCGAGGACGATGGCCCCGGGCTGACCGGGCAGGAGCTGACGATGGCCACCGAACGGTTCTGGCGCGCGCAGCGGGCGGGCGCACCGCGCGGCACCGGGCTCGGACTCGCCATCGTGCGACGGCAGGTCGAAGCCAGGGGCGGCAGCCTGCGGCTGAGCACAGCCGATCCGCACGGGCTGGTCGTCCGGATCGGCCTGCCACTGACCAGTGGACCGGAGGCACGATGA
- a CDS encoding TAXI family TRAP transporter solute-binding subunit, with protein sequence MSVTRRAVLLGGLAAALAGCSPAGYSGPERELVIAGGETGGFYLAFAELLAKELNLAEPRLRCTAVPTQASVANVQRVRDGTADLALVLADAAQAAVNAEPPFPAPVQLRALGRVYENYLQLVVRADSGIRALADLAGRRVSLGATGSGAALSGERLVAKAGLAVEVEHLPLAAAIAGLRERRVSALLWSGGVPTPALAELDREVPIALLPLDGVLPGLRSAYGPVYELARVPAGGYRMVGELPTIGVANLLVGSAELAEDVAAAVVRVLVNRAGDLVPAEAVGAQFLDVRTLIGTGTVPLHPGAASTYRRLHG encoded by the coding sequence ATGAGTGTCACGCGGCGCGCTGTGCTGCTCGGCGGGCTCGCCGCGGCACTCGCCGGTTGCTCGCCCGCCGGCTACAGCGGCCCGGAACGCGAGCTAGTGATCGCCGGTGGCGAAACCGGCGGCTTCTACCTCGCCTTCGCCGAACTGCTGGCCAAGGAGCTGAACCTGGCCGAGCCGCGGCTGCGCTGCACCGCGGTACCGACCCAGGCCAGCGTGGCGAACGTGCAGCGGGTCCGCGACGGGACCGCGGATCTGGCGCTGGTGCTGGCCGACGCCGCGCAGGCCGCGGTCAACGCCGAACCGCCGTTCCCGGCGCCGGTCCAGCTGCGGGCACTGGGCCGGGTGTACGAGAACTACCTCCAGCTGGTGGTCCGCGCGGACAGCGGAATCCGCGCCTTGGCCGACCTCGCCGGGCGCCGGGTTTCACTCGGTGCGACCGGTTCGGGCGCCGCGCTTTCCGGGGAGCGGCTGGTCGCGAAGGCGGGTCTCGCGGTCGAGGTCGAGCATCTCCCGCTGGCCGCCGCGATCGCGGGCCTGCGCGAGCGCCGGGTCAGCGCGCTGCTGTGGTCCGGTGGCGTCCCGACTCCCGCGCTGGCCGAGCTGGACCGCGAGGTGCCCATCGCGCTGCTGCCGCTGGACGGTGTGCTGCCCGGACTGCGATCCGCCTACGGCCCGGTCTACGAGCTGGCCAGGGTGCCGGCCGGCGGCTACCGCATGGTCGGCGAGCTGCCCACGATCGGCGTGGCGAACCTGCTGGTCGGTTCGGCCGAGCTGGCCGAGGACGTGGCCGCCGCGGTGGTCCGGGTGCTGGTGAACAGGGCCGGCGACCTGGTGCCCGCGGAGGCCGTCGGCGCCCAGTTCCTGGACGTGCGGACGCTGATCGGCACCGGCACCGTGCCCCTGCACCCCGGAGCCGCGAGCACCTACCGGCGGCTGCACGGCTAA
- a CDS encoding acyl-CoA thioesterase → MTENAAVRMPLRVRYHECDGQGIVFNANYLAYVDMATFDLSKELFGTHAKLLETGFDMVVAESNVRYLAGCHFDDELMVNGYLTHLGRTSMIFDFEIRRGEELVTEVKNRYVWVRTDTLRPAPPPDHVREIFAARLTRS, encoded by the coding sequence ATGACCGAGAACGCCGCTGTGCGGATGCCGCTGCGCGTCCGCTACCACGAGTGCGACGGACAGGGCATCGTGTTCAACGCCAACTATCTGGCGTACGTGGACATGGCCACCTTCGACCTCTCGAAGGAGCTGTTCGGCACGCACGCGAAACTGCTGGAGACCGGTTTCGACATGGTCGTGGCCGAGTCGAACGTGCGCTACCTGGCCGGCTGTCATTTCGACGACGAGCTCATGGTGAACGGCTACCTGACCCACCTCGGCCGCACGTCGATGATCTTCGACTTCGAGATCCGCCGCGGCGAGGAACTGGTCACCGAGGTCAAGAACCGCTACGTCTGGGTCCGCACCGACACCCTGCGCCCCGCCCCACCACCCGACCACGTCCGCGAAATCTTCGCCGCCCGCCTCACGAGGTCATGA
- a CDS encoding NUDIX domain-containing protein yields MTDREAIRHAYLAEGNAKQARKRVAADVVLRDMAGQVLLVNPTYKEYWDLPGGMAEANEPPRHAAERELREEIGLDITAGRLLVVDWEGPHGPWDDQVLFVFDAGTLTAVAKAELRLTDGELSDFGFFSTADACRRLRPDMADRLVRALRALEAGTAEYGERHHS; encoded by the coding sequence ATGACTGATCGCGAAGCAATCCGGCACGCCTACCTTGCCGAGGGCAACGCCAAACAAGCGCGAAAACGTGTCGCGGCTGATGTGGTGCTGCGAGATATGGCAGGCCAGGTGCTGCTGGTTAATCCCACGTACAAGGAATATTGGGATCTGCCAGGCGGTATGGCCGAGGCCAATGAGCCGCCTCGCCACGCCGCCGAACGTGAGCTGCGCGAGGAAATCGGTCTCGATATCACGGCAGGGCGGCTGCTTGTGGTGGATTGGGAAGGCCCGCATGGCCCATGGGATGACCAGGTGCTGTTCGTGTTCGATGCCGGAACCCTCACCGCCGTCGCGAAGGCCGAGTTACGCCTGACGGATGGCGAGCTTTCCGACTTCGGCTTCTTCTCGACGGCGGACGCGTGCCGCCGCCTGCGTCCGGACATGGCTGATCGGCTGGTCCGCGCGTTGCGGGCGCTCGAGGCCGGGACCGCCGAATACGGCGAGCGGCATCACTCATGA